The following DNA comes from Streptomyces sp. NBC_00690.
TCTGCACGGTCAATTCACGGATGCTGCCGCAATCAACCCGGTCAGCGGCATGGACCGCCAACTCAACGAACACAGCGCCGGGTAACACGACGGTGCCGGCGACTTCGTGGTCGGCCAGCCAAGGATGAGTAGCCAAGGAAATCCGACCGGTGAAGACCATACTGGCTGCACCCTCGGTAAGAGCACCGAGCAGTGGATGGCCAGCTGCCGTCAATCCAACAGCCCCAACATCACGCCGATTCGCGTCGGGGGCCAACCAGTAGTGCGTTCGCTGGAAAGGATAGGTCGGCAGGGTGACATGACGGCCAGCACGCGGATGCCCAGGAATGCAATGGGTGGACGCACCGGCAGTGAAAGCATCACCGACGGAACGCAGAAAACTGCTCAGGTCACCATTGTCCCGACGCAATGTCCCGATGCTGCGAGCGGAAACATGCGTACTGTCAATGGTGTCCTGCACCCCCGGAACCAGAACCGGGTGAGCACTGGACTCGACAAAAATGTCATAGCCATCAGCCAGAAGCAGCCGCGTGACAGCTTCGAACTCAACAGTGCCACGAAGATTGCGGAACCAGTAATCGGCATCCAACTCGATGGTGTCGACACGCCGCCCAGTAACCGTGGAATAGAAGTGAACATCACTGGCCCGAGGCTCGATCGGCGCCAGCAACTCCACCACCTGATCACGAATCCTATCGACGTGCCAGGAATGCGACGCGTAATCCACCGGAACTCTCCAGGTGCGTACACCCTCCACTTCAAAACGGGCCTCCAACTGATCGAGATCCTGCGCACCACCAGAAACAACAGTAGAACCAGGGCCATTAACCGCAGCAATCTCAATATCACCACCCCATTCTTCCAAATGGGACCGCACCTGGTCGACCGACAACGCAATCGAAACCATCCCACCCTGCCCAGCCACCGCACGAATGGCCTGACTCCGCAACGCCACAACACGAGCCGCATCATCCAACGACAACGCACCAGCAACACAAGCCGCAGCAATCTCCCCCTGCGAATGCCCCACCACCGCATCCGGCTCCAACCCATGGAACCGCCACAAGGCAGCCAACGAAACCATCACCGCAAACAACGCCGGCTGCACCACATCCACCCGCGTCAACAACGACGCACCATCATCCGTCAACAAAACCTCCAACAAGTCCCAATCAACATAAGCAGACAAAGCAGACGCACACTCATCAAGACGCGCCCGAAACACCGGAGCAGACACATACAAATCACGAGCCATCGCATCCCACTGCGAACCCTGCCCCGGAAACACCAACACCGCCCTACCAACACCAGCAATCCCCGTCACCACATCATCGACAGAAACACCACCCGCAAGAGACAACAACCCCGCCACCAACTGCTCACGACTCGAACCAACCACAACACCACGATGCTCAAACGCAGTACGCCCCGCCAACGTCACCGCAACATCCACAGCCGACAACCCAGAGTCAACAACCGCAGCAACCTCCCCCGCATACGCCCGCAACGCCACCTCACTCCGCGCCGACAACACCCACCCAACCTCCCCCACCCGTGACGCCTGCTCCACCCCGAGCGCCTGCACCTCCCGTAGCGCCTGCTCCTCCTGCGGCGCCTGCTCCAAGATCACATGCGCATTGGTGCCGCTGATACCAAACGACGACACCCCGGCCCGACGCGGCCGACCCGTCTCAGGCCACTCACGCAACTCCGTGAGCAACCGCACTCCCCCAACACTCCAATCCACATGAGACGTCGGCTCATCAACATGCAACGTCGGAGGCAACACACCACGACGCAACGCCTCCACCATCTTGATCACACCACCAACCCCAGCCGCCGCCATAGTGTGACCAATATTCGACTTCAACGAACCCAACCACAACGGCCGATCCTGAGAATGCTCACGCCCATACGTAGCCAACAACGCCTGCGCCTCAATCGGATCACCAAGCTCCGTACCCGTCCCATGCCCTTCAACCACATCGACATCAGCACCAGAAAGCCCAGCACTAGACAACGCCCCCCGAATCACCCGCTGCTGCGACGGCCCATTCGGCGCAGTCAACCCATTCGAAGCACCATCCTGATTCACCGCCGAACCCCGCAACACCGCCAACACCCGATGCCCATTCGCCCGAGCATCAGACAGACGCTCAACCACCACCAAACCCGCCCCCTCACCCCAACCAGTCCCATCAGCCGACGACGCAAACGCCTTACACCGCCCATCAACAGACAACCCACGCTGCCGAGAAAACTCCACCAACATCCCAGGTGAAGACATCACACTCACACCACCAGCCACCGCCAAAGCACACTCACCACCCCGCACCGCCTGAACAGCCAAATGCAACGCAACCAACGACGACGAACACGCCGTATCCACCGTCACCGCCGGCCCCTCCAAACCAAGGAAGTACGCCAACCGACCAGACGTAACACTACCGCTGACACCCGTGAGCACATATCCATCGACTCCGCCGTACGGACTGTCAAGCCGCGGGCCGTAGTCACCCGCCATGGCCCCGACGAACACGCCAGTGTTGCTGCCACGCAGCGACCCAGGCTCGATCCCCGCATCCTCCAACGTCTGCCACGCGGTCTCCAGCAGCAACCGCTGCTGCGGATCCATCGCCAGCGCCTCACGAGGCGAAACCCCGAAGAACCCAGCGTCAAATCCGGCGATGTCGTCGAGGAATCCGCCATGCTGAACGTACGTTCGTCCAGAGGTCGATGGGTCCGTGTCGAACAGGTTGTCCAAGTCCCAGCCACGATCTCGCGGCAGCCCACCAACGGCATCCCGCCCCGACCTCACCAACTCCCACAAATCGTCCGGCGACGACGCGCCACCAGGAAACCGGCAACCCATTCCCACGACAACGACCGGATCGTCGGCGTCGCCATCGCTGGGTGCCTGGATGCTCACCGCATCACCCGCGTCGCTCTGCCCGTTGAGCTCTGCATGCAGGTACGCCGCGAGCCGGTCAGGCGTGGGATGGTCGAACACCAGCGATCCGGAGAGGACCAGACCCAACTCCCTGGAAAGGCCGGCGCACAACTCGGCCGCGGTGAGTGAGGTCAACCCAAGGTCCTTGAACGACGTCAGCGGGGTCATGTCCGCGGCGTGATACCCGAGGGTAGCCGCGAGATGCGCACGCACCATGTCGAGCAAGCCAGCGTGGTCGCGTATGTGCGCCGGCTCCGCCGCGTTTGTGACCTCGCGCGCTTCGCCGATCCAGTGTCGGCTGCGCTGAAAGGCGTAGGTCGGCAGCGCGATCCGACGGCCGCCGTTCAACAGGGGCGCCCAGTCCACTCCCGCCCCCGTGGCATGCATGGTAGCGAGCGCCCTCAGCAGGGTACGGGCTTCCGCCCGCCCTGTGCGCATCGTGGACACCGCCGCCGCAGGTACCTGTTCGGCAAGCGTTTCTCGAACCATGCCGATAAGTACGGGGTCGGGTCCGAGCTCAAGATATCGGGAAACGCCCACGTCTCGCAGGGTGCGGATGCCATCAGCGAAGCGAACGGTGCCGCGGATCTGACGTGCCCAGCGGGCCGGGTCGGTCAGCTCGTCCGTGGTTGCGGGGAGCCCGGTGAGGTTCGAGATGATGGGGATCCGAGGAGCGTGAAAGGACAGCCCACGAATGGCGTCGGTGAACTCGTCCAGGATCTCGTCAAGATGGTGGGAGTGGAATGCATGGCTGACGTTCAGCCGCCTGCTCTTCGCTCCCTTGGCACGGAAGGATTCCGCCATCGCAAGGACCGGGTCGGTATCACCCGAGATCACAACCGAACCGGGCCCATTTACAGCGGCAATGCTCACCCCGGACGCAGGCAGCAACACCCGGACGTCGCCCTCGTCTGCGTTGATGGCCACCATCGCCCCATCGGAGGGCACCGCCTGCATCAACCGTCCGCGTGCAGCGACGAGCGTGCAGGCGTCGGCCAGCGACAGCACCCCTGAGACATGCGCGGCAGTGACCTCACCGATCGAATGTCCGATCAAATGCTGTGGATGTAATCCAAACGACTCCACCAGCCTGAAGAGCGCCGTCTCCAGTGCGAACAGCGCCGCCTGCGTGTACCGGGTCTGACCGAGCAGGTCTGCATCGGACCATACGATCTCCCGCAACCCTCTGCCCAGCAGCGGATCCAGTTCCGCGCACACGGCATCGAAGGACTCAGCGAACGTCGGAAATTGTGCATACAGATCCCGGCCCATGCCAATTCGCTGCGCTCCCTGCCCGGTGAACAGGAATGCCGTATCGCCCTCGGAGACCACACCGGACACGACATTCGGCGTCAGCTCGTTCGATGCTAGCTCGGTCAGGCCAGCACCCAACTCGGCCGCGCCGGCGCCGATCACAACGGCGCGGTGCACGAATGTGGCGCGGGTTGTCGCTAGCGAGAATCCGATGTCGAGTGGATTCGGATCGTCTTGCAGGGCAACGTATCCGCCCAGCTGCTCGGCCTGGGCACGTAGTGCCTGCACAGTGTTGCCGGACACCAGCCACGGGATCTCGCCCGCATTCTCGGGGTGACTCTCCTCGACCGGCGACGGATCCGGAGCTTGGGCGAGGACCAGATGGCAGTTCGTCCCACCCATCCCGAACGAAGACACCCCGGCCACTCGCGTCCCGGCGTCCGGCCATTCGCGTAGCTCGGCAGCGACCTCGATGCCCCAGTCGGTGAATGGGATGTCGTCCGGAGGAGCGGTGAAGTTCAGACTCGCCGGCACCTGCCCACGCTGGAGGGACAGTGCCGCCTTGATGAAGCCGGCGATCCCCGCCGCTCCCTCCAGATGCCCTACGTTGGTCTTTGCCGACCCCACCACCAACGGCCGATCCCGGTTGGCGAAGACCGCAGCCAGCGCCGCCGACTCCACTCGGTCCCCCACCGGCGTGCCGGTGCCGTGCAGCTCCACGTATCCCACCTGGGTGGAGTCCACTCCTGCCGCAAGGAGTGCGGCCCGCAGCAACTCCTCCTGCCCCGCCTGGCTCGGTGTGGTCAGCTGTTCGCCACCGCCGTCATTGTTCACCGCGCCGCCGCGAATCACGCACACCACATCGTGGCCGAGCGCAATGGCGTCCGCCAACCGCATGAGCACCACCATGCCAGCGCCCTCGCCGCGCACATAGCCGTTGGCGCGCACGTCGAACGTGTAGCACCGGCCGTCCGGCGACAGCGCGCCGAACTCGCTCGCGGTTGCCGTCGACTCCGGCGCAAGGATCAAGTTGACCCCACCCGCCAGCGCCCACTCCGACTCTCCACGACGCACGCTCTCGTACGCCTGGTGCACAGCTACCAAAGCCGAGGACTGCGCGGAATCCACGACCATACTCGGGCCGGATAGGCCCAGGAAGAACGAGATTCGGTTCGCGAGGATGCCTCGCTGGAGCGCGGAGAGAGTGAAGCTGTCGATCGCTCCCACGCCCTGGTCGTGCACCAGCCCGGCGTAGTCGTCTCCCATCGTCCCAAGGAAGACACCCGCCCGATTGCCGCGGACCACCGACGGGGCGATTCCGCCATGCTCAAGGGCTTCCCAAGCCAGTTCCAGCATGAGTCGCTGCCGCGGGTCCATTGCCGCGGCTTCGCGTGGCGACACCCCGAAGAAGCCCGCATCGAAGTCCGCGATCCCATCGATCAGCCCTGCCCTGCCAACCCGCGCGCCGACGTGCACGGTGCGGTCGGGTGGAATCTCGTCGACAGCCTCCCGTCCAGCCGCAAGCAGGTCCCAGTACGCTTCAGGGGAGTTCGCGCCCGGAAGACGGCACGACAGACCGACCACCGCGACGACGTCCTGACCAATCGTTTTCACGAAGTTCTCTGTCATGACAGCGGATTCTCACTCTGCTCTCGGGAGGCTCGACCGGTGCCGCCGCACGCAACTCTCTTGTCCGCGGCAATGGAACGAAGGTTGTAGTCTCGGCGACCCAACACGGTCACCGGTGTTGGACCTTCGCCCCGAAGCATTGCTTGCAGGGCAAAGGGATCGGCAGAGTCTGGATCGAGGCCAGTCCCAACGTGCATCGTGTGGAGGCATTCGTCCGTGTTGCGATTCCATGTACTCGGCCGCCTAACCGTCACCAACGATCTGGGCGACTGCACACCGACCGCGCCAATGGCGCGGCGTGTGCTGGCGCAGCTACTCCTGTGCGCGAACACCACTGTCATGCTCGACGCAATCATTGACGAACTGTGGGGGGACAAGCCTCCGAAGAGCGCCGTCCCCACCGCACAGACATACATCTACCAGCTGCGACGACAGTTCGAGCCGTGGGTGCCGGACAATACAGTCGAACAGGTGCTCGCCACATGCGGCACCGGCTACATGCTCCGAGTGGACCCGAACCTGCTCGACCTGGGCTCGTTCCTCCGGCTTGCCAAGCAGGGCCACACCGCGCTTGCCGCGGGTGATCCGGCCGCGGCGGCGCGACTGCTGCGGCAGGCGCTCGACCTCTGGTCGGGACCGGCACTCGCCGACGTCACGGCCGGCCCGTCGATCCAAGCGCACATCGTCCATCTCACGGAGCAGCGGGCGCATACCGTTGAACTGCGGATCCAGGCCGATGCAATGCTGGGGCGGCATCGGGAACTCGTTGGAGAGCTGAAGGCCATGCTGTTGGTAGACCCGCTCAACGAGTGGTACCACGCCCAGTTGATCAAGGCGCTGGCCTCCAGCGGTCGACGAAACGAATCGCTGGTCGCCTACCAACACCTACGCAGGACACTGTCGACCGAGCTCGGGCTCGACCCGTCGCAGGTGTTACAAGAGCTGCACCAAGAGATCCTCGGCGGACGCGACTCCTGGTCGGACTGGGGGGTGTCGGAGAAGCCCCTTTAAGCGCAATCCCCTTGGTAGACCCGGTTGTGCGAGGAGGCCCGGTGACGGGTCGAGGACCGCTGGCAGCCGATCCTCGACCGCACCGGCGCCGTGTTACCTGTTGTGGAGTAACCGGCCGCCATCGACGACAAGGGTGTGCCCGGTTATCCAGGACGCATCGTCCGAGAGCAGGAAGGCCACGGCCGCACCAACATCAGCGGGTTCACCAAGTCGCTTCAGCGGGACCGAGCGAACCACCTTGTCTTCCCTGCCTTCGACGTTCACCCTGGTGAAATCGGTGAGTACAGTGCCGGCCGCGACGCCGTTCACCCGAACCCCAGGCGCGAGCTCGTTCGCCATCTGTTGGGTGAAATGGTTCAGCGCCGCCTTGGCCGTCCCGTATGAGGTGCCGTCGGGAACGGCGAGCTTGCTGGCAATCGAGGATATGTTGACGATGGCGCCGCCATGCTCGCCGAGCCAGCCGTGCCAGGCTGCCTGGACCCAAGTCAGCGCAGTGATCAGGTTGATGTCGATGGTGCGCTGGTACGCCGCCACATCGATGTCGACCAACCGACGCCCATCCCTCTCCGTACCGCCGACGTTGTTCACCAACAGATCGAGTGAACCGAATCGGTCCACGGCAGTCGCCACCGCGATCCGCTGATGTTCGGGATCGTTGGCCTCGCCCGCAACGCCGACGGCACGTTCATCGCCGAGTAGGGCGGCTGCCTCGCGCAGTTTGTCTTCACTGCGCGAGGTGATCACAACGTTCGCACCCCGCTCGACCAACGCCCTGGCGATGCCGAAGCCAATGCCGGTCCGACCTCCGGTCACCAGCGCAGTCTTGCCGTTTAAGCTTGTCACAGTCTACGAGCCTCTCCTCGAGTGGTGCCTCAGCTATTTCCGGATTACCGTCCCCGAGAGCGGGGAACAAAGGCTCTCCAGAAATTGATTAGACCAGCACCAGGAGACGGCAACAACCCAATGATGCACCGCGTATTTCGATACTCTTGTCAGCCACGAATGCGCCACGACCAGCTCTCCAACGTGCTCACGCAACAGCTTTATCCGGCGCGGGCGATGAGGCCGTTGGAGATCGCCTTGTTGACCGCGTCGAGTCGCGAACGGGCCCCCAGCTTTGTGAAGATGGTCCCCAGGTGACGCTTGACCGTACCCTCAGCAATGGTCAGTCGACGTGAGATCTGACGATTACTCATGGCCTTGCTCACCAAGGTCAGGATCTCCAGCTCCCGCTTGGTGAGCGTCTCAGGGTAGTTCGACGCCGAGGCAATGTAGGTCAGCGCCTCAGCGGAAACGTGCAGCACGATGCGGATGTCGTCCGCGCAAACCGCGCGGATACTGGACACCAGGTCGGTCCGACTCACCGACTTGTTCAGATAGCCACGGACGCCGCAATCGAGTAGTTGACGCACCAGCAGCGGATCTTCACGCATGCTGACGATCAGGACTCTGGCGTTCGGGGATATCGAACGGATGGCATGCACAGTCTCGGTGGCCGACCCGTCAGGAATACTCACGTCAAGCAATACGACGTCGGGCTGTTCGGTCATACAGTGCAAAATGCCAGATGCACCGCTGGCGGCGTCGCCGACTACGGCCATGTCCGGTTCCGTGTCAAGCGCCTCGCGCACCACCTCGCGCAGCAGCGTATGGTTGTCGATCAGTACGATTCTTAACCGACCGTCGCGGTCAGGCTGCATGGCCTGCCCCCGATTGGGGTGATGAATTCCACGACGGTATCGAAATTCCAGGGACGTTGTGAACCAAGACTCGGCGATTGACCAACCGGGCTCGCTCCGCAGCGGATTCGAGCGCCTTGGCATTCGTAACCGAAAATTCTCCGATTTCCACTTGCATTTCGCTGCGACAGGCGCGAATGGAGATGCTCTCCAGTTCCTGAATGATATTATCGAGCGCGAGCTCCGCATTTCCCGCTAATAACAATGCCGCAGAAGGCGCCATTAATCCCCCCCACATGTTTGCTGGCATGCGACATACGGTAGTCCGCGGCCCTGCCTCCTGACAAGATTGATGTTGGGCGATCACGTGCTAGGTGTATTGACCCGCAACGTTGTTGACGCGGCTGATGAGCGGTTTGCCGGCCAGTGCGGTGTGGCAGCGGTGGTGGTTGTAGGTGTGGAGGAAGTCTGCCAGGGCTTCGGTCCGCTCGTCGTTTGAGGTGTATGGCCGCAGGTAGGCCCACTCGTCGAGGTGGGTGCGGTTGAAGCGTTCGACTTTGCCGTTGGTCTGCGGCCTGTAGGGGCGGGTGAGTTTCCCGCTCGCGCCGAGGTCGGCCAGGACGGCCTTCCAGGCCAGGCCCTTCCGGTAGGCCCAGGCGTTGTCCGTCAGGACCCGCTCGATGCGTTTGATGCCGTGAGAGCGGAAGAACGCGGCCGCGTTCTCCAGGAAGGCCGCGCAGGTTGCGACTCTCTCGTCGGGGTGGATCTCGCTGTAGGCCAGGCGGGAGTGGTCGTCGACGGCGGAGTCGACATGCGCGACCTGGCGGCCGGAGCGGACACGCTCGACCAGCAGTCGCCTACCGAAGACAGTCAGCCGAGCATTACGGTGGGACACAAAGACCTCCGTGCGGTGAGTTCCTAGACAGCTCCCACCACACCGGGGGTCTTCGTCATGCTCAAAACCTGTCAGGTGTCAACAACGCCCGTGATCAATACAGCTAGGCTGCTTCGCTCGCAACGCCCCGAACAGGGAGGGGCCACCGTGCAACTCTCGGGGAGAACAGTGAAGTTCGACCCTGAGGTGCACGATGGCCTTTTCCCAGTCTGACCTGCTGCTACTTCGATTCAATACATGGGGCGGACGGAGTCGGGACGCACACAGCGAATGCCTTGCCCCTGCCGCGGCTGTGACCGCCACGGGCAGCTGGCCCCGCCAGAACTCTTGGGCACCTACCTTCCGGGTACGGCCTGTTTTGTATTGCCCATCCTCACTTCGGCACCCGAACAACGGTCGTGTACGTGTGGTTGGTCGCCATCTCAAACTCGGGATTCAGAAGCGTCTCTCGGATCACGACGAGGTCAGTGGCGGTCAGATTGGTTTCGCTCAGCAGGAAGGACTCCAGCATGCTGGAGTGCAGCCGAGCAAGCAGCGCGGTCGGTTTTCCGCCTTCTCCCGGCGCCTGATAGTCCCGAACCGCGATGTCCCGATAGCCGGCGGCAGAGAGCACGTCCCGCGTACGCGACGCCCAGTCAAAGTCCATACCGGTCTGTCCGGCGAGTTTGTGCACGCCATCATGGTAGTCCTGGAAGATTCGCGCCGTGTATTCGTCAACGGGAGACTTGATCAAGCTCTCGTCGGCGCAACCGCAGTACCAGTCGGTGAGCACCAGCGCACCGCCCGGCCGCAGATGTTCAGCCAGCCTTGCCGCGATGGCCTCCTTGTCAGCCAAATGCATC
Coding sequences within:
- a CDS encoding AfsR/SARP family transcriptional regulator — protein: MLRFHVLGRLTVTNDLGDCTPTAPMARRVLAQLLLCANTTVMLDAIIDELWGDKPPKSAVPTAQTYIYQLRRQFEPWVPDNTVEQVLATCGTGYMLRVDPNLLDLGSFLRLAKQGHTALAAGDPAAAARLLRQALDLWSGPALADVTAGPSIQAHIVHLTEQRAHTVELRIQADAMLGRHRELVGELKAMLLVDPLNEWYHAQLIKALASSGRRNESLVAYQHLRRTLSTELGLDPSQVLQELHQEILGGRDSWSDWGVSEKPL
- a CDS encoding SDR family oxidoreductase is translated as MTSLNGKTALVTGGRTGIGFGIARALVERGANVVITSRSEDKLREAAALLGDERAVGVAGEANDPEHQRIAVATAVDRFGSLDLLVNNVGGTERDGRRLVDIDVAAYQRTIDINLITALTWVQAAWHGWLGEHGGAIVNISSIASKLAVPDGTSYGTAKAALNHFTQQMANELAPGVRVNGVAAGTVLTDFTRVNVEGREDKVVRSVPLKRLGEPADVGAAVAFLLSDDASWITGHTLVVDGGRLLHNR
- a CDS encoding response regulator transcription factor, with the translated sequence MQPDRDGRLRIVLIDNHTLLREVVREALDTEPDMAVVGDAASGASGILHCMTEQPDVVLLDVSIPDGSATETVHAIRSISPNARVLIVSMREDPLLVRQLLDCGVRGYLNKSVSRTDLVSSIRAVCADDIRIVLHVSAEALTYIASASNYPETLTKRELEILTLVSKAMSNRQISRRLTIAEGTVKRHLGTIFTKLGARSRLDAVNKAISNGLIARAG
- a CDS encoding class I SAM-dependent methyltransferase, which codes for MYSTEHKQRFDNDAPVATEQLTLLSEILNRETFSALGEEVRVGHGWRCWEVGAGDGSVARWLAARVGTSGHVVASDIKPQHVPNHPRIEAIRHDLTSDPWPEPKFDLIHARLVLMHLADKEAIAARLAEHLRPGGALVLTDWYCGCADESLIKSPVDEYTARIFQDYHDGVHKLAGQTGMDFDWASRTRDVLSAAGYRDIAVRDYQAPGEGGKPTALLARLHSSMLESFLLSETNLTATDLVVIRETLLNPEFEMATNHTYTTVVRVPK